In Candidatus Binataceae bacterium, a genomic segment contains:
- a CDS encoding DUF2784 domain-containing protein — translation MRWRLLADAVVLSHAAYVAFVVFGFIAILAGAVLEAKWVRNFWFRILHLAAISLVLAEALLGMICPLTWLENTLRVRAGQAGYPADFIGYWVHRLIFFAWPPWVFVALYAGFTIVVAAAFWLIPPQTPRRQRKRCGLPCRR, via the coding sequence ATGCGCTGGCGCTTGTTGGCGGATGCGGTCGTTCTCTCTCACGCGGCGTATGTCGCCTTTGTAGTATTCGGCTTCATCGCGATTCTGGCCGGCGCCGTTCTCGAGGCTAAATGGGTCCGGAATTTCTGGTTTCGCATCCTTCATCTGGCTGCGATCAGTCTGGTTCTGGCGGAAGCCTTACTTGGAATGATCTGTCCGCTCACGTGGCTGGAAAATACTCTACGCGTACGCGCCGGCCAGGCTGGTTATCCGGCTGACTTCATCGGGTACTGGGTGCATCGCCTCATTTTCTTCGCTTGGCCGCCATGGGTCTTCGTCGCTCTCTACGCCGGGTTCACCATCGTGGTAGCGGCAGCGTTCTGGCTCATACCACCCCAGACTCCGCGCCGGCAGCGGAAGCGATGTGGCTTGCCGTGTCGACGATGA
- a CDS encoding LLM class flavin-dependent oxidoreductase, giving the protein MKVSLFYLPTVGDKTQIEKGKVGLDGAAYDRMLREISAQARLADDLGYDSISFTEHHFHVEGFELSNNPVLLDLYIAMQTKRLRVGQLGIVLPSQNPIRVAEDIAMLDHMSGGRANAGFARGYQRRWVDVMAQQTHGIHGALPHQHDEIDAANRAAFEECFRIIKKAWTDDFLTYNGKYWRVPAGDTPWTLEATKKWGGGVENGVVRSVAVVPKPVQKPHPPLFQPFASSERSIRWCAQEGVTAILPPLHPNYETQLCRLYADVSHNPIGEGMGVLRDVIIADSDDEALAIWHESGYFCGHEWFEPFGFSAGMEDPKTKERADLWKDGLAFVGTVDTVTRQIESFMKRLPVRWIFAWMYNGLLPHERLMKTIELFWSKVLPRVANS; this is encoded by the coding sequence ATGAAAGTATCACTCTTTTATTTGCCCACGGTTGGAGACAAGACGCAGATCGAAAAAGGCAAGGTCGGGCTCGACGGCGCTGCCTATGACCGAATGCTTCGGGAGATCTCTGCGCAGGCGCGGCTGGCTGACGACCTCGGTTATGACTCGATAAGCTTCACCGAGCATCACTTCCATGTCGAGGGTTTCGAGCTTTCCAACAATCCGGTTCTGCTCGACCTCTACATCGCGATGCAGACCAAACGCCTGCGCGTCGGCCAATTGGGAATCGTGCTGCCGTCGCAAAATCCGATTCGGGTGGCCGAGGATATCGCGATGCTCGATCACATGTCGGGCGGGCGGGCCAACGCCGGCTTCGCGCGCGGATATCAACGGCGCTGGGTCGACGTCATGGCACAGCAGACTCACGGGATTCACGGCGCATTGCCACATCAGCACGATGAGATCGATGCGGCCAACCGGGCTGCCTTCGAGGAATGCTTCCGCATCATCAAAAAAGCCTGGACCGATGATTTCCTGACGTACAATGGCAAGTACTGGCGCGTGCCCGCCGGCGATACACCCTGGACTCTCGAGGCCACCAAAAAATGGGGCGGCGGCGTCGAGAACGGTGTAGTTCGTTCGGTCGCGGTGGTACCCAAACCCGTGCAAAAGCCACACCCGCCGTTGTTCCAGCCTTTCGCGTCTTCCGAGCGCAGCATTCGATGGTGCGCGCAGGAAGGGGTCACCGCGATTCTTCCCCCACTGCATCCCAACTATGAGACCCAGCTGTGCAGGCTCTACGCAGACGTGTCGCACAATCCGATAGGCGAGGGGATGGGGGTACTCAGGGATGTGATCATCGCGGATAGCGACGACGAGGCGCTCGCGATCTGGCACGAGAGCGGCTACTTCTGCGGGCATGAATGGTTCGAGCCCTTTGGCTTTTCCGCGGGAATGGAAGATCCCAAAACCAAGGAGCGCGCCGATCTGTGGAAGGACGGCCTTGCGTTTGTGGGCACTGTCGACACCGTTACCCGCCAGATCGAGTCCTTTATGAAGCGGCTGCCCGTCCGATGGATTTTCGCATGGATGTACAACGGGCTTCTGCCCCACGAGCGCCTGATGAAAACCATCGAGCTGTTCTGGAGCAAAGTCCTCCCCCGTGTCGCTAACTCGTAA